CCACGTTTGACGCGGTCTCCTGGGTTTACTAGGATGAGAGAACAGTGGCCATACAATGTGAAAAAACCATTTTCGTGGTTGATGCGAACTGATTTTCCAAGTCCTCCTACAGCAGTGTCCACAGCAATGATCCCAGGTCCCGTAGCATAAATGGGTGTTCCTTCTCCAGCTGCAAAGTCAATTCCTGAGTGGTATTCCCCCACAGGCAAAATTCCAAAAGGATCACTGCGATACCCAAAGGTGGATGTCACAACACCCACACCCGGCTTCAAAGGTCGGCCCCTTGGCATCGAATAAAAGATACTTTCACGCATCGAAAGGTAATCAATAGCATTCTGAAAATTGGGAACAAGATTACCTAATCTTACACCAAACTGGGTGTAGGTGGTAACAACTTGTTGGAAAAGTAAAAGGTTCGAATCGAGTTCACTTGCATCTTTCCGAAATTCTTCTTTTAAAAGATAATCCTGGGTGATCATTTCTTTTTCTGGGATTTCTTCCCAAGCAAGTAAATTGAGGGATTCGGTCATGGATTCTAATTCTTCCACAGATTCGCGAAGGTCTTTGGAAAGGAGGTCGTAAAATAAGAAAGAGACTAGCTGGGTTTCTGTTTTTTTCTCGAGAGAGAGGTTTCTTTCGAAGAAAAAGGAAAAGTAGAGGAGGAGCCCAAAGGATAAAAGGACAAGCGATAGAGAAAGTCCAAAAAGGAAACCAAGCATTCCGACAGAAATTTCAATTTGGGCGAATGGTTTTTCATCATTTGGGATGAGGACAAAACTCACCTTCTCACGGCTTCGGGAAATCCACTTTTGTAAGCGTTTTCGCCAGCGTAAATTTGCAATTTGGAGCCTTTCGTAGGCGGTTGTGACGTAAGTTTCTGCCAATGTTCGTTATCCAGCCAATTTTTTCCTTGCCCATGCCATTTTTCAGGGGAAAGTGGATGAATCCAATATGTTTAAATTTCTCACTTCTCTTTTCAGAAAGAAAGCCGACTCTGTCGATTCCTTTTTGATGTACCCCGAGGGAAAGAGATACTATCGAGAAACTCACTCCATACGCAGGGCCAATATCGATGAAGATGCCATCAAAATCATCAATCGATTGAACAAGTTTCGTTACAAGGCCTACTTAGTCGGTGGAGGAGTCAGAGATCTGCTGATGGGCAAACGCCCAAAAGATTTTGACATTGTCACAAGTGCGACACCAAACCAAA
The sequence above is a segment of the Leptospira sp. WS39.C2 genome. Coding sequences within it:
- a CDS encoding M23 family metallopeptidase, with the protein product MAETYVTTAYERLQIANLRWRKRLQKWISRSREKVSFVLIPNDEKPFAQIEISVGMLGFLFGLSLSLVLLSFGLLLYFSFFFERNLSLEKKTETQLVSFLFYDLLSKDLRESVEELESMTESLNLLAWEEIPEKEMITQDYLLKEEFRKDASELDSNLLLFQQVVTTYTQFGVRLGNLVPNFQNAIDYLSMRESIFYSMPRGRPLKPGVGVVTSTFGYRSDPFGILPVGEYHSGIDFAAGEGTPIYATGPGIIAVDTAVGGLGKSVRINHENGFFTLYGHCSLILVNPGDRVKRGDKIALVGQTGKATGAHVHYEVRIGLDSPLDPEEYINLD